In Aspergillus nidulans FGSC A4 chromosome II, the genomic stretch GAGGCCGTGAAGCCCTGAGAGTCCCGACCAGGAAGCATACATGCTTTTGCCAAGATACAGGGAAACCGCTGCACCGCTGACGCAAACAGTAGCCAGTGCAAAGGATTTGATTAGCCCTGGTCTTTGCGTGTCTTCTGGAGGCACAGGGTTCGTAGACTGGATTAAACGAACTTGCTGGGGGCGCACTCGCTTCGCCGCATCTTTTAGAGTACCGATAAGGTATGTTTGAAGAATCTCGTCGGCGTCCTATATCGTTGGAAATTAGCCCTTGAGTCAGGAAACTGACTATACGTGCACAGTGTTACCTCTGAATGTCCAACATCCTCATAGGCCTCAGTTGCGTCTTTTCCAGCAGTATCGATGAGAACATCAGCCCCTCCAGGATGATCTCTCACGTACTCGGTGACATCGTACACTTATTAAAAAGGCTACTGTCAGTACCTGAGTAACCGAAGGCAGATAGTTACTCACCTTTGCCATTAATAATCAGCCACAAGTCATTCCTGCTCTTGTGAGCAGCGACCTCTTGAGATGTATATTGCGGCAAGTCGATCATAGCGACACCAGAAATTTTTCGTGAAAGCAAGCCGGTGTTGAATGATACGAGAATAACAGGTGAGCCTATCCCGAGGTCTTTTATAACTAACGCATCTGGTTTGGGCTTCAGCAGCGACATTCTCATAGTCGACAATATGTCTGACGGGGCCCACCCCTCTGCAACGGCTGCGAGAATACAGCAATCTACAAACCAATCGGAAGCTCGGGATAAAGCATTATTCTCCACTAGCCGCGGTATGTCTGCAAGAGCTCCACTGAGGTATAAACTACACGGCTGCACGGCATCTTGAATGAGGCGGAACCTCGGCGTCTAGGCTAATTGAGTTGAATATAAGTGTATGGCTCTCTATTGACAGCTAGCTGAGCTGTTCAAACCATCAGAGCCATGTTGAACCAGCAATTCTATCTCCACGGCGAGACGGCCTCGTCCGCCAAGTCTATCACGCTCGACGAAACAGCAAACCTCGACCAGGTGAAGCATATAGTCGCTGCTCATTTTGCGATTGTGGAGCCAAACGGTCAGATTATGCGCATGTCTTTCTCTTTGACACTCTGACTAACCCGTGCAGGGATCGGCTTCCAAACGGAAAATGACTGTCTTGTGGACGTCTCCTCGATCCTCACTGCCCCAGGACCGATAGCCATAACCATTGATGGCCGCGCTGTCCGAGAACCGGAGGGGCCAAAGGGCCTTCCTTTTGTAGGCAACTACTTCGAGGTCTTCCCAGACCATCTGGGAAACCACCAGCGCCTCTTCGACACATACGGACCGATCATAAAAACCAACAACCTAGGCCGCACCACATACCAGACTAACGACCCGCAACTTTCAGCCATTGTCCTCGCCGAATCTGACTTTTTTACCAAGAAGATCAACGAAGCTCACCCGCTCTACCCTCTCAAAACTCCTGAGGCTGGTGTATTTCTTGGTGATACTGACACAAAGGAGTGGCGTGACGCTCATAAGTTTCTACCTCCAGCCCTAGGCCCCAAGGCCGTCCGTCACTATGCTCCTACCATGGATAGCTGCGTGAAAGATGCGTTTAAGGTGTTCGACGCCCTGGACGAGACCGGCGAAGCATGGAATGTGTATCAGTATATGCTTAAGCTCGGCTCCCAAGCGGTGGGTAAGCTGACGCTTGGTCTTGACTTTGAGCATTTCACGTCGCCCGATGCACCCACGCATGAGATGGTACACGCAATTGCTGAGCTTCTGTCCCTTAACAAGGAGGTCACCTCCCGAGGTGACTGGTACGCCAAGCTGCCTTTCGGTGCTCCTAAACGATTGAGGAACCTCAAGGCAAGAATCGAAGAAATGGTTGATGAGTCCGTGCAGAGAGCAGCACGCGGCGGCGTTAGtgatcttcctctgcaagaGGCGGCCCTGCAGGCCTCTAACATGGTTGGTACGTATTTCTTTGTCATATAAATTCACCTTGTCAAATATACAGCGGCTGACCTACCTTTTTGCATTCAGATTACGCCATCCGAGCCACAGACAACAAGGGCGAAAAGCTACCTAAGTCAAGTCTCATCTGGGCCCTGGTTGTTGCTACCGGCGCTGGATTCACAACAACCAGCTCCCTTCTCTCTTGGCTGATCTACGGCCTCGTCACCTACCCCGGCATGCAGGACCGGCTCCTGCAAGAGCTAGTCGACCACGGCATAACAGAAGACACTGAGCTCACAGCCGACCTAACAGAGAACCTCCCCTTTCTTGACAAGTATATCAAGGAAATGCAGCGGCGCCATAACCCTTCCTACCAGCCAGGTCGAACTGCGAAAGTCGACCTAGTCCTACCAGGGGGGTACAAGATCCCAAAGGACAGCGTTGTCATTGCTGCGCTGCACCATATCCACAATAATCCGAGTATCTGGGATAACCCCTCCCGGTTTGACCCTGATCGGTGGGATACGGATGAGGTGAAGCAGCGGCATAAGGCGTCGTATATTCCGTTTGCGATTGGGCCGAGAATGTGCATTGGATTCAATTTCGCATTGTCCGAGATCAAAGTCTTCCTGCCAAGGTTAGTTTACCGGTATAACTTCATCCGGGAGGGAGACGGGCCAATTGAGTATGATCCCATGTTTCAGCTCATCAGGCCGAATAATTTGTATGTTAGGGCCGAGAGAAGGGTCAAGTGGCCGGCTAAGACCAAGTCAAGTGAATAAGGTTCGCCCTAGGTTGACTACGTGGCAGACCGACGGCAGAAGGAGTACGAGGACATGGTGGTGAAGATGTCTTGCACGCAGATCATTAGTTAGTTAGTTTGTAGGAGAAACCTACCCTGTTCTGGACATGCACCTTGAAAATGTAGACGCCAATGAATATAAAAATACCCTGGGAAGCACCGTAAGGTACTCAGAATGGACATTTTGTTGGGTATTTTGGTGCAGCGCCATTATCCCATTGAACCAGTACAGGCCGGGATCCGAGTACAATACACGCAACGCACTTCAAAGTACTTGGGATGTCCAAGACGTATGCGGAAGTAATATATACCTTGCCTATAACGTATTATTTACAGAGCGATTCATCCGTAACTACATTCTCATTATAATCATAACCATGGCACAACGATGGATGTTTTTCTAGTTTGGACAAAGCGCGGATGCAATCCCAGACTGCAAGATTCCAGTTCCGGCAGAATATGATACACGTCAGGACAGGTCGAGATCTCTGGCTTTTGGTTCCCTCGATTAGCTGTTGTGATTATCTTGAATTGCCAATTCGGAGCTCTTCGGCATGCCGAGCTGACCCAGTCTTTTGATCCCGCGGAAGCAAACGGGGCGTGATGGGGTGAAGTATGGATCACTCGGCATCATCCCGCGGTAGACCGGATTTCGGCATGACTTGTTTCCATACTACTCAAAGAGCTGGGAATATATCAGCGTTCGCTTCATGCGCTGGCCTTATATGATCTAAAGGCTCTCTGAATTTGCCCCATATTCAATACACTATTTCAACTGTACTCGATCTTTCAGAGCGAAACAAGCAATGCATCCGATCTGGTCACCACCGAAAGATTACTGCAACCGCCCGGTTGCGATATTGGGAGCTGGCGTCCTTGGGCGGCGAATCGGTGAGTGCGCAGATTGAGTTGCTGGCTCATTCCTTAACTTGAGATGATGCTGACCGGCGATACCTTGCATTAGGCTGTATCTGGGCCTCTGCAGGTTACAACGTGCACCTGCGCGACCCAAGTAGCGAGCAGCTCTCTGCTGGCCTGGCGTACATCGAGGAAAATGTATCCACATACTCCAACAAGACAGGACTTTCCCCAGGGAAGGCTCACGGCTTCACGACATTACAGGAGGCCGTGGAGAATGCGTGGCTGGTTATCGAAGCCGTGCCTGAGAAACTGCCGCTGAAGATCGATACCTTTGGAGAGTTGGCGGCCCACGCACCGGATGACTGTATCCTTGCTTCGAATTCGTCGTCATACAAGACGTCTGAAATGTTGGACAAGGTAGAATCGGAGACCGTGAGATCCCGCATCTTGAATATGCACTATTATATGCCGCCGCGGTGTATGATCGTCGAGCTGATGACGGATGGATCCACGCACGAGGGGATATTCCCATTCATGGTGGAGAGGTGCCGCGAAAGCGCAACGGAGCCTTATGTTGCAAGAAAGGAATCAACTGGTTTCATCTTTAATCGGCTTTGGGCCGCTGTCAAACGCGAGGCGTTGACTATCCTTGCGGAAGGGGTGTCTGTTCCGGAAGAGATTGATGCAATGTGGAGAACAATGTTTATTCAGGGCGAAGTCTCGCCTTGCATGATGATGGATGGTGAGTATCTGGCCATGGCACTGCTAAGCAGGTTCAGAATGATTGCTAATAAGGATTTGAAGCGGTTGGACTCGACACTGTTGCCTTCATCGAACAACACTACATCAAGGAGCGTGGCCTCTCGAGCGAAAAGACAGTCGACTACTTGCAAGAAAACTACCTCAGCAAGGGTAAACTGGGCACTAAGTGCTCTTTGGGAGGACTTTACCCTCCCGCCTTCCCGGAGAATACACAGACCAAGCAGGGCAGTCCTCACCTGTTAGTCCTCGACGTTGGGCTTGCGGCAGAGACAGCTGCCACGTCCATTGGAACCCCAGCCGGCGAGATTCTGTCCTTGGCCCCAGACGGAGACAGAATCCAGCACAAGGTGCAGACGGTTGTGCCAAACCAGCTTCTCCCGGATGGTATTACCATCGATCGTGCCACCAATCGCATCTTCTGGACAAACATGGGCATCCCCGGCCGGCTTGACGGAACTGTCTGCTCTTCGAACATGGATGGGAGCGACATCCGCACTCTCATCGGCACTGGTGCGATAAACACACCAAAGCAAATCGCCATTGACGCAGATGCGCGAAAGCTCTACTTCTGTGATCGTGAGGGTTGTGCAGTGTATCGCTGTGAACTCGACGGGTCAGACCTCGAGCCTTTGGTCTCCCGGCAGCCAAACAAGGAAGGCAGCACGACCGATGTGCAAGACTGGTGCGTAGGCATCGCCGTATCTCCCCGGTTCAACAAGTTTTACTGGACGCAAAAGGGGGCGCCCAAGAGCGGGAGGGGGCGCATCCTCTGCGCTGGAATTCATACTCCTCCTGGCCCCATTGCAGCCGGAGccgacaaggacgaggaaCTATGTATCCTGAGCGGGCTGCCTGAGCCAATTGACCTGGAAATCGACGAAGAGAGGGGTCAATTATACTGGACAGACCGGGGCGAGTTGCCCTGGGGAAATGCGTTATATCGAGTGCAGTTAGACAGAGAGGGTCGACCAGTGGGAAAGCCTGAGATCCTGGCTCGCGGGCTTCATGAAGCAATCGGACTGAGCCTTTGTCACAAGTCaggagatatatatttgactGATTTGGGCGGTTCTGTCTACCGATTTAGCCGTGATGGCAAGAAGCAGGTGTTGTACCGGGAAGATGGACGAGCTTTCACAGGCGTCTTGTGCCTAGAGTGACTTTGTACATAACTAGCACAGCTTAGTTAAGCAATACGTTTAGTAAGCAGGTGCGACTCGGGGAGTCCTCCCGTCTTGGCAGGAGCTCTTGG encodes the following:
- a CDS encoding cytochrome P450 (transcript_id=CADANIAT00004843), yielding MLNQQFYLHGETASSAKSITLDETANLDQVKHIVAAHFAIVEPNGIGFQTENDCLVDVSSILTAPGPIAITIDGRAVREPEGPKGLPFVGNYFEVFPDHLGNHQRLFDTYGPIIKTNNLGRTTYQTNDPQLSAIVLAESDFFTKKINEAHPLYPLKTPEAGVFLGDTDTKEWRDAHKFLPPALGPKAVRHYAPTMDSCVKDAFKVFDALDETGEAWNVYQYMLKLGSQAVGKLTLGLDFEHFTSPDAPTHEMVHAIAELLSLNKEVTSRGDWYAKLPFGAPKRLRNLKARIEEMVDESVQRAARGGVSDLPLQEAALQASNMVDYAIRATDNKGEKLPKSSLIWALVVATGAGFTTTSSLLSWLIYGLVTYPGMQDRLLQELVDHGITEDTELTADLTENLPFLDKYIKEMQRRHNPSYQPGRTAKVDLVLPGGYKIPKDSVVIAALHHIHNNPSIWDNPSRFDPDRWDTDEVKQRHKASYIPFAIGPRMCIGFNFALSEIKVFLPRLVYRYNFIREGDGPIEYDPMFQLIRPNNLYVRAERRVKWPAKTKSSE
- a CDS encoding uncharacterized protein (transcript_id=CADANIAT00004844) — protein: MHPIWSPPKDYCNRPVAILGAGVLGRRIGCIWASAGYNVHLRDPSSEQLSAGLAYIEENVSTYSNKTGLSPGKAHGFTTLQEAVENAWLVIEAVPEKLPLKIDTFGELAAHAPDDCILASNSSSYKTSEMLDKVESETVRSRILNMHYYMPPRCMIVELMTDGSTHEGIFPFMVERCRESATEPYVARKESTGFIFNRLWAAVKREALTILAEGVSVPEEIDAMWRTMFIQGEVSPCMMMDAVGLDTVAFIEQHYIKERGLSSEKTVDYLQENYLSKGKLGTKCSLGGLYPPAFPENTQTKQGSPHLLVLDVGLAAETAATSIGTPAGEILSLAPDGDRIQHKVQTVVPNQLLPDGITIDRATNRIFWTNMGIPGRLDGTVCSSNMDGSDIRTLIGTGAINTPKQIAIDADARKLYFCDREGCAVYRCELDGSDLEPLVSRQPNKEGSTTDVQDWCVGIAVSPRFNKFYWTQKGAPKSGRGRILCAGIHTPPGPIAAGADKDEELCILSGLPEPIDLEIDEERGQLYWTDRGELPWGNALYRVQLDREGRPVGKPEILARGLHEAIGLSLCHKSGDIYLTDLGGSVYRFSRDGKKQVLYREDGRAFTGVLCLE